From Psychrobacillus sp. FSL K6-2836, a single genomic window includes:
- a CDS encoding ABC transporter substrate-binding protein: protein MKKSKFASLFLSSSLLIGILAGCGSGEEAGTSSEGGDTIKIGVNLELSGAVASYGSSELDGINLAVEEINADGGINGKEIVLEKVDNKSDAAEATNAAIKLTSQDKVAAIIGAATSGNSVAQVQIAADSKTPMISPSGTSPSVTVADDGSVNEFTFRTSFIDPFQGTVAANFAANELKVKNAAVFADNASDYAKGLAASFITDFEKAGGSIVSEESYVAKDTDFRSTLTRIKATNPDFIFIPGYYEEVGLIVKQARELGITVPLMGADGWDSPTIVDLAGADALNNTFIINHYSAEDPDGKAKEFADKYNEKFGKAPNSFNALGYDTVYLLKDAVERAGSTDGTKIKEALEATDGLELVTGLYSVDDKHHPVKSATILEFVDGAQVFNTKVNP from the coding sequence ATGAAGAAATCGAAATTTGCTTCACTTTTCCTGTCATCATCATTATTGATCGGAATTCTTGCTGGTTGCGGAAGCGGGGAAGAGGCAGGAACTAGTTCAGAAGGCGGAGACACTATTAAAATAGGTGTCAATCTTGAATTATCAGGTGCGGTTGCATCCTATGGTTCTTCAGAATTAGATGGTATCAATCTTGCAGTGGAAGAAATTAATGCTGATGGCGGGATTAATGGTAAAGAAATCGTTTTAGAAAAAGTTGATAATAAATCAGATGCTGCAGAAGCAACGAACGCAGCTATCAAATTGACAAGTCAAGATAAAGTAGCAGCAATTATTGGTGCAGCTACAAGTGGTAACTCAGTAGCGCAAGTTCAAATTGCTGCGGATAGTAAAACTCCAATGATTTCACCATCTGGAACAAGTCCATCAGTTACAGTAGCAGATGATGGTTCAGTAAATGAATTTACTTTCCGTACCTCTTTCATAGATCCGTTCCAAGGGACGGTAGCAGCTAATTTCGCAGCTAATGAATTAAAAGTAAAAAATGCTGCAGTATTTGCAGACAATGCCAGTGATTATGCAAAAGGCTTAGCAGCATCATTCATTACTGATTTTGAAAAAGCAGGTGGATCAATTGTCTCAGAAGAATCTTACGTTGCAAAAGACACAGACTTCCGTTCAACTTTAACTCGTATTAAAGCAACTAACCCAGACTTCATCTTTATCCCAGGATATTATGAAGAAGTTGGACTAATTGTAAAACAAGCTCGCGAACTTGGTATTACTGTTCCGCTAATGGGTGCTGATGGTTGGGATTCTCCAACAATCGTTGATCTAGCAGGTGCTGATGCTTTGAATAATACATTCATCATCAATCACTATTCTGCTGAAGATCCTGATGGCAAAGCAAAAGAATTCGCAGATAAATACAATGAAAAATTTGGGAAAGCTCCAAACTCATTCAACGCTCTTGGTTATGACACAGTTTACTTATTAAAAGATGCTGTTGAACGTGCGGGTTCTACAGATGGTACAAAAATTAAAGAAGCTTTAGAAGCAACAGACGGATTAGAACTAGTTACAGGATTATACTCAGTGGATGATAAGCATCATCCAGTAAAATCTGCAACAATTCTAGAGTTCGTTGATGGTGCTCAAGTATTTAACACTAAAGTTAATCCTTAA